In one window of Pseudopipra pipra isolate bDixPip1 chromosome 27, bDixPip1.hap1, whole genome shotgun sequence DNA:
- the LMNB2 gene encoding lamin-B2, giving the protein MSCRPPARQPSAMSGTPSRGTPGGTPLSPTRISRLQEKEELRQLNDRLAVYIDRVRALELENDRLLLKISEKEEVTTREVSGIKSLYESELADARRVLDETAKERARLQIEIGKLRAELEEFNKSYKKKDADLSVAQGRIKDLEVLFHRSEAELNTVLNEKRSLEAEVADLRAQLAKAEDGHAVAKKQLEKETLMRVDLENRCQSLQEDLDFRKNVFEEEIRETRKRHEHRLIEVDTSRQQEYESKMTQALEDLRNQHDEQVKLYKLELEQTYQAKLENAKLSSDQNDKAAGAAREELKEARMRIEALSYQLSGLQKQASAAEDRIRELEEMMAGEREKFRKMLDAKEREMTDMRDQMQLQLTEYQELLDVKLALDMEISAYRKLLEGEEERLKLSPSPSSRVTVSRATSSSSSSSTSLVRSSRGKRKRIEAEELSGSGTSGIGTGSISGSSSSSSFQMSQQASATGSISIEEIDLEGKYVQLKNNSEKDQSLGNWRLKRQIGDGEEIAYKFTPKYVLRAGQTVTIWGADAGVSHSPPSVLVWKNQGSWGTGANIRTYLVNSEGEEVAVRSVTKSVVVRENEEEEDEAEYGEEDLFNQQGDPRTTSRGCSVM; this is encoded by the exons ATGAgctgccgcccgcccgcccgccagCCCAGCGCCATGTCAGGCACCCCGAGCCGCGGCACCCCCGGCGGGACCCCGCTGTCGCCGACCCGCATCTCCCggctgcaggagaaggaggagctgCGGCAGCTCAATGACCGCCTGGCCGTTTACATCGACCGTGTGCGGGCGCTGGAGCTGGAAAACGACCGGCTGCTGCTGAAGATCTCGGAGAAGGAGGAGGTCACCACCCGGGAG gtGAGTGGAATCAAGAGTCTCTATGAGTCTGAACTGGCTGATGCCCGAAGAGTTCTGGATGAAACTGCCAAAGAGAGAGCTAGATTACAGATTGAAATAGGAAAACTGAGAGCAGAACTTGAGGAGTTCAATAAGAG CTACAAGAAGAAGGACGCGGATCTGTCTGTGGCTCAGGGCCGCATTAAGGACCTGGAAGTTCTGTTCCATAGAAGTGAAGCAGAACTCAACACTGTCCTCAACGAGAAACGCAGCCTGGAAGCAGAGGTGGCTGATCTGCGTGCCCAGCTTGCCAAG GCTGAAGACGGTCATGCTGTGGCTAAGAAGCAGTTGGAGAAGGAGACACTCATGCGTGTGGACCTGGAAAATCGGTGCCAGAGCTTGCAAGAGGATttggatttcagaaaaaatgtgtttgagGAG GAAATCAGGGAAACCAGAAAGCGCCACGAGCATCGTTTGATCGAGGTGGACACGAGCCGCCAGCAGGAGTACGAGTCCAAAATGACCCAGGCTCTGGAGGATCTGCGGAATCAGCACGATGAACAAGTCAAACTCTAtaagctggagctggagcagacCTACCAGGCTAAG CTGGAGAATGCCAAATTGTCCTCTGACCAAAATGACAAGGCTGCTGGTGCAGCTCGAGAGGAGCTGAAGGAGGCTCGCATGAGGATAGAAGCTCTCAGCTACCAACTCTCTGGCCTCCAGAAACAG GCCAGCGCAGCGGAGGATCGCATCcgggagctggaggagatgatggctggggagagggagaagttTAGGAAGATGCTGGATGCAAAGGAGAGGGAAATGACAGACATGAGGGACCAGATGCAGCTTCAGCTTACGGAGTACCAGGAGCTGCTCGATGTTAAATTAGCGCTGGACATGGAGATCAGTGCTTACCGAAAACTCctggaaggggaagaggaaag GTTGAAGCTCTCTCCGAGCCCCTCCTCCCGTGTCACAGTCTCTCGGGCtacctccagcagcagcagcagcagcacctccctTGTTCGCTCTTCCCGGGGCAAGAGAAAACGCATCGAGGCCGAGGAGCTTTCCGGCAGCGGGACCAGCGGGATCGGCACCGGGAGCAtcagcggcagcagcagcagcagcagcttccaaaTGTCCCAGCAAGCTTCAGCTACAGGAAGTATCAGCATAGAAGAGATAGACCTGGAGGGCAAATACGTTCAGCTGAAGAACAACTCGGAGAAG GATCAGTCTTTGGGTAACTGGAGGCTGAAAAGACAAATTGGAGATGGAGAAGAAATTGCTTACAAATTTACTCCTAAGTATGTCCTCAGAGCTGGGCAAACTGTTACA ATCTGGGGTGCAGATGCAGGGGTATCTCACAGCCCCCCCTCTGTTCTGGTGTGGAAGAACCAAGGCAGTTGGGGCACCGGAGCAAACATCCGCACTTACCTCGTGAACTCGGAAGGGGAG GAAGTTGCAGTGAGAAGTGTTACTAAATCAGTAGTTGTGCGAGAgaatgaagaggaggaggatgaagcaGAGTATGGAGAGGAGGACCTTTTCAACCAACAG GGGGATCCCAGAACAACCTCTAGAGGATGCTCAGTGATGtga